A window from Primulina huaijiensis isolate GDHJ02 chromosome 13, ASM1229523v2, whole genome shotgun sequence encodes these proteins:
- the LOC140990907 gene encoding cytochrome c oxidase subunit 5b-1, mitochondrial-like, translating into MWRRLSLQLRTLAPILSATKSARFVVGSFAGPENPRRLFPVFSRHFSVDSGDVSATKSVEDVMPIATGHEREELQASLKGKDVLEINYPSGPFGTKEEPAVVKSYYDKRIVGCPGVEGEDEHDVVWFWLEKGKPHECPVCSQYFVLEVVGPGGPPDGHGDGEDDHHH; encoded by the exons ATGTGGAGAAGACTCTCGCTGCAGCTCCGAACTCTCGCCCCAATCCTATCCGCTACCAAATCCGCCCGATTCGTCGTTGGATCTTTCGCGGGCCCGGAGAATCCCCGCCGTTTGTTCCCCGTCTTCTCACGCCATTTCAGTGTCGATTCTG GGGATGTAAGTGCAACGAAAAGTGTGGAGGATGTAATGCCAATTGCTACTGGTCATGAGCGTGAGGAGCTCCAAGCGTCTCTTAAA GGAAAGGATGTTCTTGAAATAAATTACCCGTCTGGTCCATTCGGAACAAAG GAAGAACCTGCTGTGGTTAAGTCTTATTATGACAAAAGAATTGTGGGATGCCCTGGAGTTGAAGGAG AGGATGAGCATGATGTTGTTTGGTTCTGGCTAGAGAAGGGCAAGCCACATGAATGCCCAGTATGCTCGCAGTACTTCGTG TTAGAAGTGGTTGGCCCAGGTGGACCACCCGATGGACATGGGGACGGTGAAGATGATCATCACCACTGA